In one Ochotona princeps isolate mOchPri1 chromosome 16, mOchPri1.hap1, whole genome shotgun sequence genomic region, the following are encoded:
- the LOC131482287 gene encoding IgGFc-binding protein-like isoform X1, producing the protein MWRQQGQVRLQVGTRLQVHFSGRHTLLLRVGPEYRGRLCGLCGNFNDDPDDDKVLPSGAPARSDAEFGNAWQTQDSGPSCRQDLGDTQPCQDRARVEQLCGTLTNRSGPFAECHWAEAPASYMHACVFDLCQYGTGNRMLCAALESYAQLCSLRSIRLPEWRTSLGCSMACPANSYYDFCGPPCPATCADLNSSTPCTRQCTAGCFCLEGFALEAGVCVPLAHCGCHLQGRYIPLGAEVLPTATCDQKCVCRGPGQPLECRPHACGRRERCRQRQGVWGCYPMRFGTMWLYGDPHLRTFNGTHRHVRGPGRELLVRTCQPHHAPFAIWVEIRRLKPWAATWAQQVDVDVAGWQLSLLAGQFGMVQVNGSQARLPLILAGGAIRAFSSSSAITVQAASGFSVAFHETRALWVTVPETYTRALCGLGGAFDVDLQEDLGGPNGTWLPNIPGAPMGPAPLWPQDQEAAMYQTSCGVLGAPGGPFGACHKNANIQVLVENCILDLHATGGAHDTLCAVLGSYTRECQRRGLPVWPWRHLVACELACPPHSHYELCGSSCPSSCAEPALPDSCPTPCQEGCQCDPGFMLSGTDCVPPTQCGCSLEGRYHLLGEIFWAGERCERLCYCEASTGMVRCSPYSCGPGQRCGVLRGVFGCHALSPGTCQAAGCLDINTQDGRPDEFSGTCTSGFATSEGTSGSLPFHKVELGKEENSSDYPAEIIPVTSFPVQGVHACLQREVSRPSTTGNSSTVVQAAARTCPSSPLPPSCPRSETLEYGGDTTSLVQRGRLVTQAESLL; encoded by the exons ATGTGGCGGCAACAGGGCCAGGTGCGCTTGCAGGTGGGCACCAGGCTGCAGGTGCACTTCAGCGGGCGCCACACACTGCTGCTGCGGGTGGGACCCGAGTACCGGGGCCGGTTGTGCGGCCTCTGCGGCAACTTCAACGACGACCCCGATGATGACAAAGTGCTGCCTAGCGGGGCACCGGCCCGCAGCGACGCTGAGTTTGGCAATGCCTGGCAGACCCAGGACAGCGGGCCCAG CTGTCGACAAGACCTTGGGGACACCCAGCCATGCCAGGACAGGGCCCGAGTGGAGCAGCTCTGTGGAACCCTCACCAACCGCTCCGGGCCTTTCGCCGAGTGCCACTGGGCTGAGGCTCCGGCGTCCTACATGCATGCTTGTGTCTTTGACCTGTGTCAGTACGGCACGGGCAACCGCATGTTGTGTGCCGCGCTCGAGTCCTATGCCCAGCTCTGCAGCCTACGCAGCATACGCCTGCCGGAGTGGCGCACCAGCCTGGGGTGCA gtatGGCGTGTCCAGCCAACAGCTACTACGATTTCTGTGGGCCACCCTGCCCAGCCACCTGTGCTGACCTCAATTCCTCAACGCCCTGCACCCGCCAGTGCACAGCTGGCTGCTTCTGCCTGGAGGGCTTCGCTCTAGAAGCGGGTGTCTGTGTGCCCCTCGCTCACTgcggctgccacctgcagggtcGCTACATCCCTCTCGGTGCAGAGGTGCTGCCCACAGCCACCTGTGACCAGAAGTGTGTATGCCGGGGGCCCGGGCAGCCGCTTGAGTGCCGCCCTCACGCATGTGGGCGTCGTGAGCGGTGCCGCCAGCGCCAGGGAGTCTGGGGCTGTTATCCCATGCGCTTTGGGACCATGTGGCTCTATGGAGACCCCCACCTGCGCACCTTTAATGGGACCCACCGTCATGTCCGAGGGCCTGGCCGGGAGCTCTTGGTCAGAACATGCCAGCCACACCATGCCCCCTTTGCCATTTGGGTGGAGATCAGGCGCCTAAAGCCCTGGGCTGCCACCTGGGCCCAGCAGGTGGACGTGGATGTGGCCGGATGGCAGCTGTCACTGCTGGCGGGACAGTTCGGGATGGTCCAG GTGAATGGATCCCAAGCCCGCCTGCCCCTGATACTGGCTGGGGGTGCGATCCGGGCCTTCTCCAGCTCCTCAGCCATCACAGTCCAGGCAGCTTCTGGCTTCTCCGTGGCCTTCCATGAGACCcgagccctgtgggtgacagtgcCTGAGACCTACACAAGAgccctctgtggcctgggaggagccTTCGATGTGGACTTGCAGGAGGACCTTGGGGGTCCCAATGGCACGTGGCTCCCCAACATCCCTGGCGCACCCATGGGCCCAGCACCCCTGTGGCCACAGGACCAAGAGGCAGCCATGTATCAGACCTCCTGTGGGGTGCTAGGTGCTCCAGGGGGGCCTTTTGGGGCCTGCCACAAGAACGCAAACATTCAGGTCCTTGTGGAGAACTGCATCCTGGACCTCCATGCCACTGGGGGTGCGCATGACACACTGTGTGCCGTGCTGGGGAGCTACACCCGGGAGTGCCAGCGACGTGGCCTCCCAGTGTGGCCCTGGAGACATCTCGTGGCCTGTG agcTGGCCTGCCCGCCCCACAGTCACTATGAACTCTGCGGTTCCTCTTGCCCCAGCTCCTGCGCTGAACCTGCACTGCCCGACAGCTGTCCCACGCCATGCCAGGAGGGTTGCCAGTGTGACCCTGGCTTCATGCTCAGTGGCACGGACTGTGTGCCCCCCACGCAGTGCGGCTGTTCCTTGGAGGGGCGCTACCACCTGCTCGGAGAGATCTTCTGGGCAGGGGAGCGCTGTGAGCGGCTCTGCTACTGTGAGGCCTCCACTGGCATGGTGCGGTGCTCCCCGTACTCCTGTGGGCCCGGGCAGCGCTGCGGGGTCCTCAGGGGTGTGTTTGGGTGCCACGCGCTCTCCCCTGGCACCTGCCAGGCAGCCGGGTGCTTGGACATTAACACACAGGACGGGAGACCCGATGAGTTCTCAGGCACCTGCACTTCTGGTTTTGCCACATCTGAGGGCACCTCTGGCTCTCTGCCCTTTCACAAGGTAGAACTTGGCAAGGAGGAGAACAGTTCTGACTATCCTGCCGAGATTATTCCAGTGACATCTTTCCCGGTGCAGGGGGTCCACGCTTGTCTGCAGAGAGAG GTGTCAAGGCCGAGTACCACAGGGAACAGCTCCACAGTTGTCCAGGCAGCTGCACGCACCTGTCCGTCCAGCCCTTTGCCCCCATCATGTCCCAGAAGTGAGACCCTGGAGTACGGAGGTGACACAACTTCTCTGGTCCAGCGAGGCCGCTTAGTGACCCAAGCAGAATCCCTCTTGTGA
- the LOC131482287 gene encoding zonadhesin-like isoform X2: protein MMTKCCLAGHRPAATLSLAMPGRPRTAGPAVDKTLGTPSHARTGPEWSSSVEPSPTAPGLSPSATGLRLRRPTCMLVSLTCVSTARATACCVPRSSPMPSSAAYAAYACRSGAPAWGAVGMACPANSYYDFCGPPCPATCADLNSSTPCTRQCTAGCFCLEGFALEAGVCVPLAHCGCHLQGRYIPLGAEVLPTATCDQKCVCRGPGQPLECRPHACGRRERCRQRQGVWGCYPMRFGTMWLYGDPHLRTFNGTHRHVRGPGRELLVRTCQPHHAPFAIWVEIRRLKPWAATWAQQVDVDVAGWQLSLLAGQFGMVQVNGSQARLPLILAGGAIRAFSSSSAITVQAASGFSVAFHETRALWVTVPETYTRALCGLGGAFDVDLQEDLGGPNGTWLPNIPGAPMGPAPLWPQDQEAAMYQTSCGVLGAPGGPFGACHKNANIQVLVENCILDLHATGGAHDTLCAVLGSYTRECQRRGLPVWPWRHLVACELACPPHSHYELCGSSCPSSCAEPALPDSCPTPCQEGCQCDPGFMLSGTDCVPPTQCGCSLEGRYHLLGEIFWAGERCERLCYCEASTGMVRCSPYSCGPGQRCGVLRGVFGCHALSPGTCQAAGCLDINTQDGRPDEFSGTCTSGFATSEGTSGSLPFHKVELGKEENSSDYPAEIIPVTSFPVQGVHACLQREVSRPSTTGNSSTVVQAAARTCPSSPLPPSCPRSETLEYGGDTTSLVQRGRLVTQAESLL from the exons ATGATGACAAAGTGCTGCCTAGCGGGGCACCGGCCCGCAGCGACGCTGAGTTTGGCAATGCCTGGCAGACCCAGGACAGCGGGCCCAG CTGTCGACAAGACCTTGGGGACACCCAGCCATGCCAGGACAGGGCCCGAGTGGAGCAGCTCTGTGGAACCCTCACCAACCGCTCCGGGCCTTTCGCCGAGTGCCACTGGGCTGAGGCTCCGGCGTCCTACATGCATGCTTGTGTCTTTGACCTGTGTCAGTACGGCACGGGCAACCGCATGTTGTGTGCCGCGCTCGAGTCCTATGCCCAGCTCTGCAGCCTACGCAGCATACGCCTGCCGGAGTGGCGCACCAGCCTGGGGTGCAGTAG gtatGGCGTGTCCAGCCAACAGCTACTACGATTTCTGTGGGCCACCCTGCCCAGCCACCTGTGCTGACCTCAATTCCTCAACGCCCTGCACCCGCCAGTGCACAGCTGGCTGCTTCTGCCTGGAGGGCTTCGCTCTAGAAGCGGGTGTCTGTGTGCCCCTCGCTCACTgcggctgccacctgcagggtcGCTACATCCCTCTCGGTGCAGAGGTGCTGCCCACAGCCACCTGTGACCAGAAGTGTGTATGCCGGGGGCCCGGGCAGCCGCTTGAGTGCCGCCCTCACGCATGTGGGCGTCGTGAGCGGTGCCGCCAGCGCCAGGGAGTCTGGGGCTGTTATCCCATGCGCTTTGGGACCATGTGGCTCTATGGAGACCCCCACCTGCGCACCTTTAATGGGACCCACCGTCATGTCCGAGGGCCTGGCCGGGAGCTCTTGGTCAGAACATGCCAGCCACACCATGCCCCCTTTGCCATTTGGGTGGAGATCAGGCGCCTAAAGCCCTGGGCTGCCACCTGGGCCCAGCAGGTGGACGTGGATGTGGCCGGATGGCAGCTGTCACTGCTGGCGGGACAGTTCGGGATGGTCCAG GTGAATGGATCCCAAGCCCGCCTGCCCCTGATACTGGCTGGGGGTGCGATCCGGGCCTTCTCCAGCTCCTCAGCCATCACAGTCCAGGCAGCTTCTGGCTTCTCCGTGGCCTTCCATGAGACCcgagccctgtgggtgacagtgcCTGAGACCTACACAAGAgccctctgtggcctgggaggagccTTCGATGTGGACTTGCAGGAGGACCTTGGGGGTCCCAATGGCACGTGGCTCCCCAACATCCCTGGCGCACCCATGGGCCCAGCACCCCTGTGGCCACAGGACCAAGAGGCAGCCATGTATCAGACCTCCTGTGGGGTGCTAGGTGCTCCAGGGGGGCCTTTTGGGGCCTGCCACAAGAACGCAAACATTCAGGTCCTTGTGGAGAACTGCATCCTGGACCTCCATGCCACTGGGGGTGCGCATGACACACTGTGTGCCGTGCTGGGGAGCTACACCCGGGAGTGCCAGCGACGTGGCCTCCCAGTGTGGCCCTGGAGACATCTCGTGGCCTGTG agcTGGCCTGCCCGCCCCACAGTCACTATGAACTCTGCGGTTCCTCTTGCCCCAGCTCCTGCGCTGAACCTGCACTGCCCGACAGCTGTCCCACGCCATGCCAGGAGGGTTGCCAGTGTGACCCTGGCTTCATGCTCAGTGGCACGGACTGTGTGCCCCCCACGCAGTGCGGCTGTTCCTTGGAGGGGCGCTACCACCTGCTCGGAGAGATCTTCTGGGCAGGGGAGCGCTGTGAGCGGCTCTGCTACTGTGAGGCCTCCACTGGCATGGTGCGGTGCTCCCCGTACTCCTGTGGGCCCGGGCAGCGCTGCGGGGTCCTCAGGGGTGTGTTTGGGTGCCACGCGCTCTCCCCTGGCACCTGCCAGGCAGCCGGGTGCTTGGACATTAACACACAGGACGGGAGACCCGATGAGTTCTCAGGCACCTGCACTTCTGGTTTTGCCACATCTGAGGGCACCTCTGGCTCTCTGCCCTTTCACAAGGTAGAACTTGGCAAGGAGGAGAACAGTTCTGACTATCCTGCCGAGATTATTCCAGTGACATCTTTCCCGGTGCAGGGGGTCCACGCTTGTCTGCAGAGAGAG GTGTCAAGGCCGAGTACCACAGGGAACAGCTCCACAGTTGTCCAGGCAGCTGCACGCACCTGTCCGTCCAGCCCTTTGCCCCCATCATGTCCCAGAAGTGAGACCCTGGAGTACGGAGGTGACACAACTTCTCTGGTCCAGCGAGGCCGCTTAGTGACCCAAGCAGAATCCCTCTTGTGA